The DNA segment CAGCCGTTATGCTTAGTTTATCGATGGTATTATTCAACTTCTTTACATCAACTTCATCTGCAACTCTACCGTACTTATCAATAGCAGTTTTTGCACTTATCGTAGCAAGATTTGCATTATCAAGCATCTTTTGAATCCGCGGATCATTATTGCTGAGCAATGCATTTGTCTGTCTGGATGTTCCTTCGAAGGAGGCTACAGTTCTATTCAAATTACTTAATAATGTGCGAATCTCCGCGCGGTTTTGATCATCAAATATCTTATTGGCATTATTTGTCAAGGAGTCTACCCTTTTCAAAACAACTTGTAACTGGTCTTTCACAGGTCCAACCTGAGAAGAAATATTGTTCAACATAGACAGTTGAAATTGTCCAGACAAAGTATCTCCATCCTTAGCCATAGGCTTACCGTACTCTAAATTGACCCGCATTTCTTTTCCTGACATTAAACCTGGTTCGAAAATTTCTAAATGGGATTTCTTCGAAAACTCAAAATTATCATCTATTATAACTTTGACTACGAAATGGATTTTACCATCTTTCTCGGTAACTGGAATAATCTTATCAACCTGCCCAACTTTCAGACCGTTAATAGATACTGGATTAGATGCTGCTAAACCTTCAACGTTATCAAATTTTGCATAGAAGATATTGTCGGTTGTAAAAAGACTTTTCCCCTTCATAAACTGGAATAAGAATACGAAGCCAATAATGGCTAAAAGTGCGATAAGTCCTGCTTTTATTTCTTTTGTGAATTTCACTTTTAATACAATTTTAATCAACAAATATAATACATTTTAAATAAACAGCTGATAAAACCGCAGTTGCTTTCAACAAAAAAAGCGACTCGCAAGTCGCTTTTATAAGGTTGTAATTAAGCAATTACTGCTGTGCAGATTGATTATAAATTTCAATTCTGTGATCTTTGATTTTTGCGTTGTCCTGTAAGCTTTTCAAAAATGCCTGACCGAACTGCTGAGAATTTTGTCCTGCAATTGCATCTGTCATTTGCTTGACATCTCCAGGTTGCTTATTAATTGTTTCAGATTTCTTAAGGACAACATAAACACCAGTCATTCCCTCAACAGGATTAGAAAGTTTGTTTTTTGCTACTCCGAAAGCTGCTCCACTCACTCTAGGCTCCATCGCACCATTTACTTGTGGATTTAATAAATTAACCTTTGCAGACTGTTTAGTAACGCCGAACATTTTTGCAACCTGATCTAAACT comes from the Chryseobacterium sp. SNU WT5 genome and includes:
- a CDS encoding MlaD family protein; this encodes MKFTKEIKAGLIALLAIIGFVFLFQFMKGKSLFTTDNIFYAKFDNVEGLAASNPVSINGLKVGQVDKIIPVTEKDGKIHFVVKVIIDDNFEFSKKSHLEIFEPGLMSGKEMRVNLEYGKPMAKDGDTLSGQFQLSMLNNISSQVGPVKDQLQVVLKRVDSLTNNANKIFDDQNRAEIRTLLSNLNRTVASFEGTSRQTNALLSNNDPRIQKMLDNANLATISAKTAIDKYGRVADEVDVKKLNNTIDKLSITADQLSGVISGIQNGKGSLGKLTQDEELYQNLNKTAENLNILVEDLKTNPKRYLNFSVFGKNTKD